In Lachnospiraceae bacterium, one DNA window encodes the following:
- a CDS encoding GyrI-like domain-containing protein — translation MAFDFKKEYKEFYMPKNKPQIVTIPKANYIAVRGKGNPNEEGGEYKTAIGVLYAVAYTLKMSYKTDYKIEGFFEYVVPPLEGFWWQDNVESIDYTDKSAFNWISVIRLPDFITKKDFDWAVETASKKKKMDCSGAEFLSIDEGLCVQIMHIGAFDDEPATVAMMDKYLEENGYVNDFTDERRHHEIYLSDPRKVAPEKCKTVIRHPIKRRKLLGNEIQ, via the coding sequence ATGGCATTCGATTTTAAGAAAGAATATAAAGAGTTCTATATGCCGAAGAATAAGCCGCAGATTGTGACAATTCCAAAGGCAAATTATATAGCGGTACGAGGTAAAGGAAATCCTAATGAAGAAGGCGGAGAATATAAAACTGCTATTGGTGTTTTGTATGCTGTTGCATATACTCTCAAGATGAGCTATAAGACGGATTACAAAATAGAAGGATTTTTTGAATATGTTGTACCACCGCTTGAGGGCTTTTGGTGGCAGGACAATGTTGAAAGTATAGATTATACTGATAAATCAGCTTTCAACTGGATTTCTGTTATTCGTCTGCCTGATTTTATTACAAAGAAAGATTTTGATTGGGCGGTGGAAACTGCTTCAAAAAAGAAAAAGATGGATTGCTCTGGTGCAGAGTTCTTGAGTATTGACGAAGGTTTGTGCGTACAGATAATGCATATAGGAGCGTTTGATGATGAACCTGCAACCGTGGCGATGATGGATAAATATCTTGAAGAAAACGGTTATGTAAATGATTTTACTGATGAGCGACGCCATCACGAAATCTATTTATCAGACCCAAGAAAAGTTGCACCGGAGAAATGCAAAACGGTAATAAGACACCCAATAAAAAGGCGTAAATTGCTTGGAAATGAGATACAATAA
- a CDS encoding restriction endonuclease subunit S, producing the protein MVWNEQLKRTIPDGWTTNPLSDIFTFKSGYSFSSDLYEVSGKYKLLTIKNVQNNGINLNVDNYINVLPDNVPDYCLLKAQDILMSLTGNVGRVGIMYADNCLLNQRVALAEPVNINQRVFVYFLLKSDIIHKQYEMIANGSSQQNLSPIEAEKVIIAYNPEVATKFSTLCNEYLNTIVSNLAENQELINIRDWLLPILMNGQATISD; encoded by the coding sequence ATGGTTTGGAATGAGCAGCTAAAGCGTACTATTCCTGACGGTTGGACAACAAATCCATTGTCAGATATTTTCACATTCAAATCCGGTTATTCCTTTTCCTCGGATTTGTATGAAGTATCTGGCAAATACAAACTACTAACAATAAAAAATGTTCAAAACAACGGCATAAATCTTAATGTCGATAATTATATAAACGTACTGCCTGACAATGTACCGGATTATTGCTTACTAAAAGCACAAGACATTTTAATGTCATTAACTGGCAATGTAGGACGTGTTGGAATTATGTATGCCGATAATTGTTTATTAAATCAACGAGTAGCTTTGGCTGAACCAGTTAATATAAATCAACGAGTTTTCGTTTACTTTTTGCTTAAAAGTGATATTATTCATAAGCAATATGAAATGATAGCAAACGGCTCATCACAACAAAATCTGAGCCCAATTGAAGCCGAAAAAGTCATTATTGCATATAATCCTGAAGTTGCAACAAAATTTTCGACTTTATGTAATGAATATCTGAATACTATTGTTTCAAATCTTGCTGAAAATCAGGAACTTATAAATATACGTGACTGGTTGCTACCTATACTGATGAACGGTCAAGCCACCATCAGTGATTGA
- a CDS encoding restriction endonuclease subunit S, protein MIYNGSSYNENWKISKLAELGTFARGVSKHRPRNDPKLFENGKYPLVQTGDVKEATLYLSKHEQEYGDFGLKQSKLWNTGTLCITIAANIAETAILAYPMCFPDSIVGFSAYPEKSSEEFMYYIFEYIKKSIQNAATGSIQDNINLEYLMSLDFKIPEKKYQDMIVLILSSIDRKILINNAINDNLPYQSLMVA, encoded by the coding sequence ATGATTTATAATGGAAGTTCATATAATGAGAATTGGAAAATTTCCAAATTGGCTGAATTAGGAACATTTGCAAGAGGAGTATCAAAACATAGACCGAGAAACGACCCAAAACTGTTTGAAAATGGGAAATATCCATTAGTTCAAACGGGAGATGTTAAAGAAGCAACTCTTTATTTGAGTAAACATGAACAAGAATATGGCGATTTCGGGCTCAAACAAAGTAAATTGTGGAATACAGGAACATTGTGTATTACTATTGCCGCCAATATTGCGGAAACAGCAATTTTGGCTTATCCAATGTGTTTTCCAGATAGTATTGTAGGTTTTTCAGCATATCCCGAAAAATCATCAGAAGAATTTATGTACTATATTTTTGAGTATATAAAAAAGTCTATACAAAATGCTGCGACAGGTAGTATTCAAGATAACATAAATCTTGAATATTTGATGTCTTTAGATTTTAAAATACCAGAGAAAAAGTATCAGGATATGATAGTATTGATACTTTCTTCAATAGATAGAAAGATACTTATCAATAATGCAATAAACGATAATTTACCGTATCAATCACTGATGGTGGCTTGA